One genomic window of Pocillopora verrucosa isolate sample1 chromosome 8, ASM3666991v2, whole genome shotgun sequence includes the following:
- the LOC131778912 gene encoding uncharacterized protein produces MAKKKLYGLNLILVLSVSFFVEISCSKCSKRADCTEGKICCVTDCRAESNCWCLTDKTCHKGESCQHSRCVPTQNSSATVKRCFVDGDCHDRRQNYSLCCRDMRCSTACFTSTSTLTSPSGPNRRLPCRNSRECLDGEHCSNGNCESTSNVMLTKAGFLSAAILTGSIFLLILCCCFVRESRYARQRADRQRRRSRRRSNRGRRRSSHHPRSRSGTTELRSTAIENSAFSLEDCHSCEAGLAIPPPEYSSERTESTAIHDLVEELPPSPPPYSTLSFDLPPTYEEALQTDEPRGSLTEVA; encoded by the coding sequence ATGGCGAAGAAGAAACTTTATGGACTTAATTTGATACTGGTTCTTTCTGTTAGTTTTTTCGTGGAAATTTCTTGCTCGAAATGTTCAAAACGCGCCGACTGTACGGAAGGGAAGATTTGCTGTGTGACAGACTGCCGTGCGGAAAGTAATTGTTGGTGTTTGACAGACAAAACGTGTCATAAAGGAGAAAGTTGCCAACATTCTCGTTGTGTGCCGACTCAGAACTCTAGCGCAACTGTCAAACGTTGTTTTGTCGACGGCGATTGCCATGATAGACGCCAGAACTATTCTCTGTGTTGCCGAGACATGAGATGTTCCACAGCATGCTTTACATCAACTTCAACCTTAACTTCACCTTCGGGACCAAATCGCCGTTTACCTTGCAGAAATTCAAGGGAATGCTTGGACGGAGAACACTGCAGTAACGGAAACTGCGAAAGCACCTCAAACGTCATGTTAACAAAGGCGGGATTCCTTTCCGCTGCTATATTGACCGgatcaattttccttttaatactgtgttgttgttttgttcGAGAAAGCAGGTACGCTAGACAAAGAGCCGATCGACAACGTCGGCGGTCGAGAAGGCGAAGTAATCGCGGGAGGCGACGGTCCTCTCATCATCCGCGCTCTAGATCTGGAACTACAGAGTTACGTTCCACAGCTATAGAAAATAGCGCGTTTAGTTTAGAAGACTGTCACTCTTGCGAAGCAGGGCTGGCTATACCACCCCCTGAATATTCTAGTGAGCGAACTGAGAGCACGGCGATTCATGATTTGGTTGAAGAATTACCACCGTCACCACCTCCCTACAGCACCCTTTCGTTTGATCTCCCTCCAACGTACGAAGAGGCACTTCAAACCGACGAGCCAAGAGGCTCCTTGACTGAAGTTGCATAG